A region from the Amycolatopsis camponoti genome encodes:
- a CDS encoding enoyl-CoA hydratase: protein MTDSIVSEHTGGVALLTVDAPGSRNALTLDLSAQLAAAVEAAEQDESIHAVVVTGTPPAFCAGADLAALGRADEAGLRAIYEGFLAVARCALPTIAAVGGAAVGAGLNLALAADVRLAGPRAKFVARFLELGLHPGGGMTWMTQRLAGPQQAAAMTLFGQPLDADAAVRAGLALKVVEGDLIDAALELAAPAVAAPREALLATKRSLRTTASLAAHADAVDVEIEPQLASLASPEFAERLEAMRARIRSHS from the coding sequence ATGACCGACAGCATCGTCAGCGAGCACACCGGAGGCGTCGCGCTGCTGACCGTCGACGCGCCCGGCAGCCGCAACGCGCTCACCCTCGACCTCTCCGCCCAGCTCGCGGCCGCCGTCGAAGCCGCCGAACAGGACGAGTCGATCCACGCCGTCGTCGTCACCGGCACGCCGCCCGCCTTCTGCGCCGGCGCCGATCTCGCCGCGCTCGGCCGCGCCGACGAAGCCGGCCTGCGCGCCATCTACGAGGGCTTCCTCGCCGTCGCGCGGTGCGCGCTGCCGACCATCGCCGCGGTCGGGGGCGCCGCCGTCGGGGCCGGGCTGAACCTGGCGCTCGCCGCCGACGTCCGGCTCGCCGGGCCGCGCGCCAAGTTCGTCGCCCGGTTCCTCGAGCTCGGGCTGCACCCCGGCGGCGGGATGACGTGGATGACGCAACGCCTGGCCGGCCCCCAGCAGGCCGCGGCGATGACGTTGTTCGGGCAGCCGCTCGACGCCGATGCCGCCGTACGGGCCGGGCTGGCCCTCAAAGTCGTCGAAGGCGACCTCATCGACGCCGCGCTGGAGCTCGCCGCCCCGGCGGTCGCCGCGCCGCGGGAGGCGCTGCTGGCCACCAAGCGCAGCCTCCGGACGACCGCCTCGCTGGCCGCGCACGCCGACGCCGTCGACGTCGAGATCGAGCCGCAGCTCGCGTCGCTGGCTTCGCCGGAGTTCGCCGAACGGCTCGAGGCCATGCGGGCGCGGATCCGTTCCCACTCCTGA
- a CDS encoding Lrp/AsnC family transcriptional regulator: protein MNTIDQRIVSCLVANARSSYAEIGKVVGLSAPAVKRRVDRLLETGILRGFTAVVDPEALGWGTEAFVEVTCQGNITPARIRARLEPLPEVVAAYTVSGAADAIVHLRAADIHHLETALERLRGLEIVDRTVSTVVLSRLLERPPTPES, encoded by the coding sequence GTGAACACCATCGACCAGCGAATCGTTTCGTGCCTCGTGGCGAACGCGCGCTCCAGCTACGCGGAGATCGGCAAAGTGGTCGGCCTGTCCGCCCCGGCGGTGAAGCGGCGGGTCGACCGGCTCCTCGAAACGGGCATCCTGCGGGGCTTCACGGCGGTGGTCGACCCGGAGGCGCTGGGGTGGGGAACGGAGGCGTTCGTCGAGGTCACGTGCCAGGGCAACATCACGCCGGCCCGCATCCGCGCCCGGCTGGAGCCGCTGCCGGAGGTGGTGGCGGCGTACACGGTATCGGGAGCGGCGGACGCGATCGTCCACCTGCGAGCGGCGGACATCCATCACCTGGAGACGGCGCTGGAGCGGCTGCGCGGGCTGGAGATCGTGGACCGGACGGTATCGACGGTGGTGCTTTCCCGGCTGCTGGAGCGGCCCCCGACCCCGGAGAGCTGA
- the ddaH gene encoding dimethylargininase — MRVPTTRRYLMCPPRHFAVDYVINPWMDPTQPVSADVAMAQWTELRDTYRRLGHTVEEIDAQPGLPDMVFAANSGTVVDGRVLGSRFRAPQRAAEAEHFRRWFVEHGYRDITMPEKINEAEGDFAWTGTLLLAGTGFRTDPAAHAEAQEVLGVPVVSLHLVDPLYYHLDTALFVLAEATDTTRAQIVYYPEAFSAGTRRVLERLFPDAVRATKEDAECFGLNGVSDGRNVVLPVEATRLGELLADRGYEPVYVDISELRKAGGGPKCCTLEIRKG; from the coding sequence ATGCGCGTACCGACCACCCGTCGATACCTGATGTGCCCCCCGCGCCACTTCGCGGTGGACTACGTGATCAACCCCTGGATGGACCCGACCCAGCCGGTCAGCGCCGACGTCGCGATGGCGCAGTGGACCGAGCTGCGCGACACCTACCGCCGCCTCGGCCACACCGTCGAGGAGATCGACGCCCAGCCCGGCCTGCCCGACATGGTCTTCGCCGCGAACTCCGGCACGGTCGTCGACGGCCGCGTGCTCGGCTCCCGGTTCCGCGCGCCGCAGCGCGCCGCCGAGGCCGAGCACTTCCGCCGCTGGTTCGTCGAGCACGGCTACCGCGACATCACCATGCCGGAGAAGATCAACGAGGCCGAGGGCGACTTCGCCTGGACCGGCACCCTGCTGCTGGCCGGCACCGGCTTCCGCACCGACCCGGCCGCGCACGCCGAAGCCCAGGAGGTCCTCGGCGTCCCGGTCGTCTCGCTGCACCTGGTCGACCCGCTGTACTACCACCTCGACACGGCGTTGTTCGTGCTCGCCGAAGCGACGGACACGACGCGCGCGCAGATCGTCTACTACCCGGAGGCGTTCTCGGCCGGCACGCGCCGCGTGCTGGAGCGGCTGTTCCCCGACGCCGTGCGAGCGACGAAAGAAGACGCGGAGTGTTTCGGCCTCAACGGCGTCTCCGATGGCCGCAATGTCGTCCTGCCCGTCGAGGCCACCCGGTTGGGTGAACTCCTCGCCGATCGGGGGTACGAGCCGGTCTACGTCGACATCTCCGAGCTGCGGAAAGCCGGCGGCGGACCCAAGTGCTGCACCCTGGAAATCCGGAAGGGCTGA
- a CDS encoding polysaccharide deacetylase family protein has protein sequence MGVVTVNLALHGIGRPARQLDPGENERWVTVEQFEQLLEAVAEREDVHLTFDDGNESDVEIALPRLVDRGLTAEFFPLAGRLGQRGYLERGGLRELVRAGMEIGSHGWEPRDWRHLDERHARRELTDAPNLLGDLCGRQVRRFSLPFGAYDRRVLSRLRQAGATRVYTSDGGAASHDEWLQARTELRHDLDGDWLDDVLVAGQRRAGNWVSRVFRRGVR, from the coding sequence GTGGGAGTGGTGACGGTGAACCTCGCCCTGCACGGGATCGGGCGGCCGGCGCGTCAGCTCGACCCGGGCGAGAACGAGCGCTGGGTGACGGTCGAGCAGTTCGAGCAGCTGCTCGAGGCCGTCGCCGAGCGCGAAGACGTCCACCTCACGTTCGACGACGGCAACGAGTCGGACGTCGAGATCGCCCTGCCGAGGCTGGTCGACCGCGGGTTGACGGCGGAGTTCTTCCCGCTCGCCGGCCGCCTCGGCCAGCGCGGCTACCTCGAGCGCGGCGGCCTGCGCGAACTCGTGCGCGCGGGGATGGAGATCGGCTCGCACGGCTGGGAGCCACGCGACTGGCGCCACCTCGACGAGCGCCACGCCCGTCGCGAGCTGACCGACGCGCCGAATCTGCTCGGCGACCTGTGCGGACGTCAGGTGCGCCGGTTCTCGCTGCCGTTCGGCGCGTACGACCGCCGGGTGCTGAGCCGGCTGCGGCAGGCGGGCGCGACGCGGGTGTACACGAGCGACGGCGGCGCGGCGAGCCACGACGAGTGGCTGCAGGCGCGGACCGAACTCCGGCACGACCTCGACGGCGACTGGCTGGACGACGTGCTCGTCGCCGGGCAGCGGCGGGCCGGGAACTGGGTGAGCCGCGTGTTCCGGCGCGGTGTCCGTTAA
- a CDS encoding glycoside hydrolase family 75 protein gives MRKLILLATMALAAAVMPSALASAAQAPAPAAAPATTAAAPTAAQLLAKTNSCKQISNGKYKTDEDVSAKTVAVCDANGAVFWKADMDIDCDGQRSSQCNEDTDCCYQDDTAFHQSDGKPLNAAKLPYIVVPSSSSIWKYSSSQLKGGGSCAVIYNGKVEYAVIGDTGPTQIIGEASYATAKDLGINPDPSNGGTDSGVTYICFKNSTVSPIENHSAATSKGQSLATTFVNNN, from the coding sequence ATGCGGAAACTGATCCTGCTCGCGACCATGGCGCTCGCCGCGGCCGTGATGCCCTCGGCCCTCGCGTCGGCGGCGCAAGCCCCCGCCCCGGCCGCGGCACCCGCGACCACCGCGGCCGCCCCGACCGCGGCCCAGCTGCTCGCCAAGACGAACAGCTGCAAGCAGATCTCCAACGGCAAGTACAAGACCGACGAAGACGTTTCGGCCAAGACCGTCGCCGTCTGCGACGCCAACGGCGCCGTGTTCTGGAAAGCCGACATGGACATCGACTGCGACGGCCAGCGCTCCTCGCAGTGCAACGAGGACACCGACTGCTGCTACCAGGACGACACGGCGTTCCACCAGTCCGACGGCAAGCCGCTCAACGCCGCGAAGCTGCCCTACATCGTGGTGCCCAGCTCGAGCAGCATCTGGAAGTACTCGTCGTCGCAGCTGAAGGGTGGCGGCTCCTGCGCCGTGATCTACAACGGCAAGGTCGAGTACGCGGTCATCGGCGACACCGGGCCGACGCAGATCATCGGTGAAGCCTCCTACGCGACGGCGAAGGACCTCGGCATCAACCCCGACCCGTCCAACGGCGGCACCGACTCCGGTGTGACGTACATCTGCTTCAAGAACTCGACGGTGTCGCCGATCGAGAACCACTCGGCCGCGACGAGCAAGGGTCAGAGTCTCGCGACCACCTTCGTGAACAACAACTGA
- a CDS encoding nucleotide sugar dehydrogenase codes for MRISVFGLGYVGCVSAACLAGQGHRVVGVDVNPVKIDLITQGKAPVVEERIGELTAEVVASGALRATTDVAEAVADSEISLICVGTPSAPNGSLSTVYLERVAEEIGEAIAKKSERHTVVFRSTMLPGTCLDLLIPILEKSSGRTAGVDFGVAVNPEFLREGTSVRDFFDPPKTVIGEIDAASGDAVAGLYEGLPGPVFRVPIPVAEMTKYADNSFHGLKIGFANELGAVCRALGLDSHQVIDVFLADTKLNISPAYLKPGFAFGGSCLPKDLRGLVYAAHRADVSVPILSHVLASNADHLQRAFDLVARTGKRKVGLFGLSFKPGTDDLRESPLVELAEKLLGKGFDLKIYDANVSLSRLMGANREYIEGRLPHLGQLLAGSVEEVMDHADVLLVGTKDPDVLAALPHGGDREIVDLVRLPDAETRRLEEGYAGLAW; via the coding sequence GTGAGGATCAGTGTCTTCGGGCTCGGTTATGTCGGTTGTGTCTCCGCCGCGTGCCTGGCGGGGCAGGGGCACCGGGTGGTCGGCGTGGACGTCAACCCGGTCAAGATCGACCTCATCACCCAGGGCAAGGCCCCGGTGGTCGAGGAGCGGATCGGCGAGCTGACCGCCGAGGTCGTCGCGAGTGGCGCGCTGAGAGCCACGACCGACGTCGCGGAAGCCGTCGCCGACAGCGAGATCTCGCTGATCTGCGTCGGCACGCCGTCGGCGCCGAACGGCAGCCTCTCGACCGTCTACCTCGAGCGCGTCGCCGAGGAGATCGGCGAGGCGATCGCGAAGAAAAGCGAGCGGCACACCGTCGTCTTCCGCAGCACGATGCTGCCGGGCACCTGCCTGGACCTGCTGATCCCGATCCTGGAGAAGTCCTCGGGCCGCACGGCCGGCGTCGACTTCGGCGTCGCGGTGAACCCCGAGTTCCTGCGCGAGGGCACCAGCGTCCGCGACTTCTTCGACCCGCCGAAGACCGTGATCGGCGAGATCGACGCGGCCAGCGGGGACGCCGTCGCCGGGCTGTACGAGGGGCTGCCCGGCCCGGTCTTCCGCGTGCCGATCCCGGTGGCGGAGATGACGAAGTACGCCGACAACTCCTTCCACGGACTGAAGATCGGGTTCGCGAACGAGCTCGGCGCGGTCTGCCGGGCCCTCGGCCTCGACTCGCACCAGGTGATCGACGTCTTCCTCGCCGACACCAAGCTCAACATCAGCCCGGCCTACCTCAAGCCCGGCTTCGCCTTCGGCGGCTCCTGCCTGCCGAAGGACCTGCGCGGGCTGGTCTACGCCGCGCACCGCGCCGACGTCAGCGTGCCGATCCTGTCGCACGTGCTCGCGTCCAACGCCGACCACCTGCAGCGCGCGTTCGACCTGGTCGCGCGCACCGGCAAGCGCAAGGTCGGGCTGTTCGGGCTCTCGTTCAAGCCGGGCACCGACGACCTGCGCGAGTCGCCGCTGGTCGAATTGGCCGAGAAGCTGCTCGGCAAGGGCTTCGACCTCAAGATCTACGACGCCAACGTCAGCCTCTCGCGGCTGATGGGCGCCAACCGCGAGTACATCGAGGGGCGCCTGCCGCACCTCGGCCAGCTGCTCGCCGGGTCCGTCGAAGAAGTGATGGACCACGCCGACGTCCTGCTCGTCGGCACCAAGGACCCCGACGTCCTGGCGGCCCTGCCGCACGGCGGCGACCGGGAGATCGTCGACCTCGTCCGCCTGCCCGACGCCGAGACGCGTCGCCTTGAAGAGGGATATGCCGGCCTTGCCTGGTAA
- a CDS encoding glycosyltransferase family 4 protein gives MPALPGKALILVENLSVPFDRRVWQESTTLRDAGWEVHVICPQGTKRDTEAEAVVDGVHIHRYPLKAATGGPAGYLQEYGSALWHTLRLARKVGPVDVVHACNPPDLLYLVAKVLKRQGARFIFDQHDLCPELYLSRFDRGQDLLYRGVCALERATYRAADVVISTNESYKQVARIRGGKKPEDVYVVRSAPVVERFHEVPVEPELKKGKPFMLAYLGVMGPQDGVDYALRALAKLRDEIGRTDWHAVFVGSGDAFDDMVELSAKLGLANQVEFTGRIPDEDLVRYLSTADVCLSPDPLNPLNDVSTMNKVMEYMAMSKPIVSFELREARVSAGDAAVYAPANDEAAFAKLVSQLLDDPEERVRMGKLGQARVAGTLSWENSAKNLLAAYEHAVKS, from the coding sequence ATGCCGGCCTTGCCTGGTAAAGCGCTCATCCTCGTCGAAAACCTGTCCGTCCCCTTCGACCGGCGGGTCTGGCAGGAGTCCACGACCCTGCGCGACGCCGGGTGGGAAGTCCACGTGATCTGCCCGCAGGGCACCAAGCGCGACACCGAGGCCGAGGCCGTCGTCGACGGCGTCCACATCCACCGGTACCCGCTCAAGGCGGCGACCGGCGGCCCGGCCGGCTACCTGCAGGAGTACGGCAGCGCGCTGTGGCACACGCTGCGGCTGGCCCGGAAGGTCGGGCCGGTCGACGTCGTGCACGCCTGCAACCCGCCGGACCTGCTGTACCTGGTCGCGAAGGTGCTGAAGCGCCAGGGCGCGCGGTTCATCTTCGACCAGCACGACCTCTGCCCGGAGCTGTACCTCTCGCGGTTCGACCGCGGGCAGGACCTGCTCTACCGCGGGGTCTGCGCCCTCGAACGCGCCACCTACCGTGCCGCCGACGTCGTCATCTCGACGAACGAGAGCTACAAGCAGGTCGCCCGGATCCGCGGCGGCAAGAAGCCCGAAGACGTCTACGTCGTGCGCAGCGCCCCGGTCGTCGAGCGGTTCCACGAGGTCCCCGTCGAGCCCGAGCTGAAGAAGGGCAAGCCCTTCATGCTCGCCTACCTCGGCGTGATGGGCCCCCAGGACGGCGTCGACTACGCCCTGCGCGCGCTCGCGAAGCTGCGGGACGAGATCGGGCGCACCGACTGGCACGCGGTGTTCGTCGGCTCCGGCGACGCCTTCGACGACATGGTCGAGCTCTCGGCCAAGCTCGGGCTGGCCAACCAGGTCGAGTTCACCGGCCGGATCCCCGACGAGGACCTGGTCCGCTACCTGTCCACCGCCGACGTCTGCCTGTCGCCGGACCCGCTCAACCCGCTGAACGACGTCTCCACGATGAACAAGGTCATGGAGTACATGGCGATGAGCAAGCCGATCGTCTCGTTCGAGCTGCGCGAGGCGCGCGTTTCGGCGGGCGACGCGGCGGTCTACGCCCCGGCGAACGACGAGGCGGCGTTCGCGAAGCTCGTCTCGCAGCTGCTCGACGACCCGGAGGAGCGAGTCCGGATGGGCAAGCTCGGGCAGGCCAGGGTCGCCGGCACGCTCTCGTGGGAGAACTCGGCGAAGAACTTGCTCGCCGCGTATGAGCACGCCGTGAAGTCCTGA
- a CDS encoding exopolysaccharide biosynthesis protein codes for MEIPPLTDDTVRLALIGQVLRRRWRLLVALAVLGAAVGAGASVLFSPGYQTSSSVLLQGPRQADELLTQAEVATSSVVFDRAAAVLPWHPSGADLKKQVTASVANGNVVTITVSADTAEHAQQLADQVAQQFVKYSGQLASNSADASVQLAQEQRESLRQQVQLTTQKISDLAKTVGGDLTVESVQVRTQLEGLRTSLEQAINDLNQADLATGVGNTVVLGPSERPAGPAAPTLVQLVAGGAVLFFLAGVFGHLFAARADRRLRGEPEIASALGSPILAGVDVTTPQGDRLPATGLYGKLRRLLGGDRPWVLPPIATSADAVNRDIRYRRVLARLATGPADVLALVAEDDETGKLAAGQLAELADRLSVPLRIFEFAAGRPTVPDAGPDAGVLVVLSAGSRTAWELVRLAEACSDAGQEIVGAVLSHPVRSSGPEAEPVAEDAPEKALAGSA; via the coding sequence ATGGAGATACCGCCGTTGACTGACGACACGGTGCGCCTGGCCCTGATCGGGCAGGTCCTCCGCAGACGCTGGCGGCTGCTCGTCGCCCTCGCCGTCCTGGGCGCGGCCGTCGGCGCCGGCGCGTCGGTGCTCTTCTCGCCCGGCTACCAGACCTCCTCGAGCGTTCTGCTCCAGGGACCGCGGCAGGCGGACGAGCTGCTCACCCAGGCCGAGGTCGCGACCAGCTCGGTCGTCTTCGACCGCGCCGCGGCCGTGCTGCCGTGGCACCCGAGCGGCGCCGACCTGAAGAAGCAGGTCACCGCGTCCGTCGCGAACGGCAACGTCGTGACGATCACCGTCTCGGCCGACACCGCCGAGCACGCCCAGCAGCTCGCCGACCAGGTCGCGCAGCAGTTCGTGAAGTACTCGGGCCAGCTGGCCAGCAACTCCGCGGACGCGTCGGTGCAGCTGGCCCAGGAACAGCGCGAGTCGCTGCGCCAGCAGGTCCAGCTGACCACGCAGAAGATCAGCGACCTCGCCAAGACCGTCGGCGGTGACCTGACCGTGGAGAGCGTCCAGGTCCGCACGCAGCTCGAAGGCCTGCGGACGTCGCTGGAGCAGGCGATCAACGACCTCAACCAGGCCGACCTCGCGACCGGCGTCGGCAACACCGTGGTGCTCGGTCCGTCCGAGCGCCCGGCCGGGCCGGCCGCGCCGACGCTGGTGCAGCTCGTCGCCGGGGGCGCGGTCCTGTTCTTCCTCGCCGGCGTGTTCGGCCACCTCTTCGCCGCGCGCGCCGACCGGCGGCTGCGGGGCGAACCGGAGATCGCCTCGGCGCTCGGCTCGCCGATCCTGGCCGGCGTCGACGTCACGACGCCGCAGGGCGACCGCCTCCCGGCGACCGGCCTCTACGGCAAGCTGCGGCGGCTGCTCGGCGGCGACCGGCCGTGGGTGCTGCCGCCCATCGCGACGTCGGCCGACGCCGTCAACCGCGACATCCGCTACCGCCGGGTGCTGGCCCGGCTGGCCACCGGCCCCGCCGACGTCCTGGCGCTCGTCGCCGAGGACGACGAAACCGGCAAGCTGGCCGCCGGGCAGCTCGCCGAGCTGGCCGACCGGCTGTCCGTGCCGCTGCGGATCTTCGAGTTCGCGGCCGGCCGGCCGACGGTGCCGGACGCCGGCCCCGACGCCGGTGTCCTGGTCGTGCTCAGCGCCGGCTCCCGCACCGCGTGGGAGCTCGTCCGGCTCGCCGAGGCCTGCTCCGACGCGGGCCAGGAGATCGTCGGCGCGGTCCTCTCCCATCCCGTCCGGTCGTCCGGGCCGGAAGCCGAACCCGTGGCGGAAGACGCCCCCGAGAAAGCCCTGGCAGGTTCGGCGTGA
- a CDS encoding Wzz/FepE/Etk N-terminal domain-containing protein, which yields MTTTSETQAAPLVDLQRLFVAIRRRKRLWLATALLGLIAGALVAILLPAPPTAVTKVIVVHQDDSPTDSGTLMRTDVAVLSTTQIAEGALKKLGSTESAEEFMKNYAGLPVTNNVMQITVKAKSNEEAVAQAQALADAFIADHVQRSQAAAAAESKAILDQRKNAQDELAKVDAQIADETGKGRNANASTLEGMYGRRAALASQVSDFDSRAQQAGIGSPQVAAGTQIVDAPRALPKAFLKTTATNSGIGFALGLVLGIAIAAIGAVSRDRPVLRREISTHLGASVIAQLPSKRRGPARLWQRSRAVSERQRVATTLVRAIKKDEPRVSLLELGAPKVAAALALDIATELAADGKASVLDDLPGEDVRRLAGETSSEITVVGAGDPAAEPAERRIGVGTVSPGTAWTDLEHLGRETVLVVKAGHANTLWLHTVARQLADQQIPIVGVVLVDPDPRDKSDGTLWDGLHTALRGRAKSAPSAHRVSVVEHEERIDELAARIAERVAVAEPPTRRIAPVRPVGPPPALAKPPAAPLPEPGKVSVPDHLDAPTKKFAPVKPPKRPTPFKRDHGEPAHKGELNAELESEKSAVISGASPRAGGFATQTPEKSAEVS from the coding sequence GTGACGACTACCTCCGAAACTCAGGCCGCACCGCTGGTCGACCTCCAGCGCCTGTTCGTCGCGATCCGCCGTCGCAAGCGGCTGTGGCTGGCCACGGCGCTGCTCGGGCTGATCGCCGGGGCACTGGTGGCGATCCTGCTGCCCGCGCCGCCGACCGCGGTCACCAAGGTGATCGTGGTCCACCAGGACGACTCGCCGACCGACAGCGGCACGCTGATGCGCACCGACGTCGCCGTGCTGTCGACGACGCAGATCGCCGAAGGCGCGCTGAAGAAGCTGGGCAGCACCGAGTCGGCCGAAGAGTTCATGAAGAACTACGCCGGCCTGCCCGTGACGAACAACGTCATGCAGATCACCGTCAAGGCGAAGAGCAACGAAGAGGCCGTGGCGCAGGCACAGGCGCTGGCCGACGCGTTCATCGCCGACCACGTCCAGCGCAGCCAGGCCGCCGCGGCCGCGGAGTCGAAGGCCATCCTCGACCAGCGGAAGAACGCCCAGGACGAGCTGGCGAAGGTCGACGCGCAGATCGCCGACGAGACCGGCAAGGGCCGCAACGCCAACGCCAGCACCCTCGAAGGCATGTACGGCCGCCGTGCCGCCCTCGCGTCGCAGGTGTCGGACTTCGACTCCCGCGCCCAGCAGGCCGGCATCGGCAGTCCGCAGGTCGCCGCGGGCACCCAGATCGTCGACGCGCCGCGGGCGCTGCCCAAGGCGTTCCTCAAGACCACCGCGACGAACTCCGGCATCGGCTTCGCGCTCGGCCTGGTCCTGGGGATCGCGATCGCCGCCATCGGCGCGGTGTCGCGCGACCGGCCGGTGCTGCGCCGCGAGATCTCCACGCACCTCGGCGCGTCCGTGATCGCGCAGCTGCCGTCGAAGCGCCGTGGCCCGGCGCGGCTGTGGCAGCGCTCGCGCGCGGTGTCCGAACGCCAGCGCGTCGCCACGACGCTGGTGCGCGCGATCAAGAAGGACGAGCCCCGGGTGTCGCTGCTGGAGCTCGGCGCACCGAAGGTCGCCGCCGCGCTCGCCCTCGACATCGCCACCGAGCTCGCCGCCGACGGCAAGGCGAGCGTCCTCGACGACCTGCCGGGCGAAGACGTCCGACGGCTCGCCGGTGAGACGTCGAGCGAGATCACCGTCGTCGGCGCCGGTGATCCGGCCGCCGAGCCGGCCGAGCGGCGGATCGGCGTCGGCACGGTCTCGCCGGGCACGGCGTGGACGGACCTGGAGCACCTCGGCCGGGAGACCGTGCTGGTCGTCAAGGCCGGGCACGCGAACACGCTGTGGCTGCACACCGTCGCCCGGCAGCTCGCCGACCAGCAGATCCCGATCGTCGGCGTGGTGCTGGTCGACCCGGACCCGCGCGACAAGTCCGACGGCACGCTGTGGGACGGCCTGCACACAGCGCTGCGCGGCCGCGCGAAGTCGGCGCCGTCCGCCCACCGCGTCTCGGTCGTCGAGCACGAAGAACGCATCGACGAACTGGCCGCCCGCATCGCCGAACGCGTCGCGGTCGCGGAACCGCCGACGCGGCGGATCGCGCCGGTCCGGCCGGTCGGCCCGCCGCCGGCGCTGGCCAAGCCGCCCGCGGCACCGCTGCCGGAGCCCGGCAAGGTCAGTGTGCCGGACCACCTGGACGCACCGACGAAGAAGTTCGCCCCGGTCAAGCCGCCGAAGCGGCCGACGCCGTTCAAGCGCGACCACGGCGAACCGGCGCACAAAGGCGAACTGAACGCCGAGCTCGAGTCAGAAAAGAGCGCTGTGATAAGCGGGGCTTCGCCCCGAGCCGGGGGCTTCGCCACCCAGACCCCCGAAAAGAGCGCGGAGGTCTCCTGA